Proteins encoded within one genomic window of Blattabacterium cuenoti:
- a CDS encoding DUF3341 domain-containing protein, producing the protein MKKCVFNIYALYDNDDLMINSIKTLKKNGIYIHEVYSPFPIHHLNHVLELKETHLSFLSFIYGLLGFLVGSVLTWYTMIWDWPQNIGGKPSFSWIINIPSFVPVIFELSIFFSAHFMCITYLIQCRLFPGAIPKNPDPRTTNNMFLIEIHTKDNTENKKLMSFLKKSGAMEINIKEINNN; encoded by the coding sequence ATGAAAAAATGTGTATTTAATATTTATGCATTATATGATAATGATGATTTAATGATAAACAGCATTAAAACTCTTAAAAAAAATGGAATCTATATACATGAAGTCTATTCTCCATTTCCAATTCATCATTTAAACCATGTTCTTGAATTGAAAGAAACTCATCTATCTTTTTTATCTTTCATATATGGATTGTTAGGATTCCTTGTAGGAAGTGTCCTTACTTGGTATACTATGATTTGGGATTGGCCACAAAATATTGGAGGAAAACCTTCTTTTTCTTGGATTATCAATATTCCTTCTTTTGTTCCTGTTATATTTGAACTATCAATTTTTTTCTCTGCACATTTTATGTGTATTACTTATCTCATTCAATGTAGATTATTTCCAGGAGCTATTCCAAAAAATCCTGACCCAAGAACTACTAATAATATGTTTTTAATAGAAATTCATACAAAAGATAATACTGAAAATAAGAAATTAATGAGTTTTTTAAAAAAAAGTGGTGCAATGGAAATCAACATAAAAGAAATTAATAATAATTAG
- a CDS encoding c-type cytochrome: protein MKKYFFYVVIFFINMINNSCWLDKSKPNRVYMPDMYYSEAYEPYSDPYPDYKKSPKKVKIPFFLGGRGSSLFPVKGTIPRNPYGFLSYDIPNTNKGYDDSKKIVTSPLQKEKKTSRIITTEDGKNIYQINCSICHGNNGDGQGLLVKKEKILGIPSYKDRDITIGSVYYVVTYGKNNMSSYASQLNEVDRWKVAEYVMYLKNNK, encoded by the coding sequence ATGAAAAAATATTTTTTTTATGTTGTGATATTTTTTATAAATATGATAAATAATTCTTGTTGGTTGGATAAGTCTAAACCCAATAGAGTGTACATGCCAGATATGTATTATTCTGAAGCTTATGAACCTTATTCAGATCCATATCCTGATTATAAAAAATCTCCTAAAAAAGTTAAAATCCCTTTTTTCTTAGGAGGAAGAGGATCTTCACTTTTCCCAGTGAAAGGAACTATTCCAAGAAATCCATATGGATTTCTTTCTTACGATATTCCTAATACAAATAAAGGATATGATGATTCTAAAAAAATTGTGACATCTCCTTTACAAAAGGAGAAAAAAACAAGTAGAATAATTACTACAGAAGATGGAAAAAATATTTATCAAATTAACTGTTCCATTTGTCACGGAAATAATGGAGATGGACAAGGTCTTTTGGTGAAAAAAGAAAAAATATTAGGAATTCCTAGTTATAAAGATAGAGATATAACTATTGGAAGTGTTTATTATGTTGTTACATATGGAAAAAATAATATGAGTTCTTATGCTTCTCAATTAAATGAAGTTGATAGATGGAAAGTCGCAGAATATGTCATGTATTTAAAAAATAATAAATAG
- a CDS encoding potassium channel family protein encodes MKIIIIGLGNFGRSLALNLTDNGHEVFGVDHKMEKVDLLKDHIANVVCMDANNESAYKVLPIQQADLGIVAIGENEGSSIVTTAILKKYKHLRIVSRSLSKIHDTILEAMGINNVVHPEQDAAFRLTKQISFNYALDYFRVDNKHSIAEVFSPYSFSGKSVKSLNLTQKYSVSLITIIRDLKNPMSSKKNSTRKVIGLVTGDTILKKGDILTLFGSNKSIMNFVKDSNLHI; translated from the coding sequence ATGAAAATTATAATCATTGGACTAGGAAATTTTGGAAGATCTTTAGCTCTCAATTTGACAGATAATGGACATGAGGTTTTCGGTGTAGATCATAAAATGGAAAAAGTTGATTTATTAAAAGATCATATAGCTAATGTAGTCTGCATGGATGCAAATAATGAATCAGCATATAAAGTTTTACCGATACAACAAGCTGATTTAGGAATTGTTGCTATTGGAGAAAATGAAGGATCTTCTATCGTAACAACGGCTATACTGAAAAAATATAAACATCTTAGAATAGTGAGTCGATCATTATCCAAAATACATGATACAATATTAGAAGCAATGGGAATTAATAATGTTGTTCATCCAGAACAAGATGCTGCTTTTCGATTAACTAAACAAATTTCTTTTAATTATGCTTTAGATTATTTTAGAGTAGATAATAAACATTCTATTGCAGAAGTTTTTTCTCCATACTCTTTTAGTGGAAAATCTGTGAAAAGCCTTAATTTAACACAAAAATATTCTGTTTCTTTAATTACTATCATAAGAGATTTGAAAAATCCTATGTCTTCCAAGAAAAATTCTACAAGAAAAGTGATAGGATTAGTTACGGGAGATACTATTTTGAAAAAAGGAGATATTTTAACTCTTTTTGGATCCAATAAATCTATAATGAATTTTGTAAAAGATTCTAATCTTCACATATAA
- a CDS encoding TrkH family potassium uptake protein, whose protein sequence is MYDKNLLPFIITPVIFLYILISLGWKTYINPFFNSLILISIVSLLSFLHLFILFFLKKNLNKGYKSMIFLSFFILIISLIFSFFQIFCRNEKIEDIKIYLFISLILYILICTTYFMRIIVYVKIHNPAFIFITSFVLLSFLGSVLLMLPASTVKGISFVDALFTSTSAVCVTGLVVLDTAKDFTFLGKIILLVLVELGGLGILTITSFFSYFFRDGFSFREGIYISNFLNKKTTNNVLSLAVKVVMFTLIVEIIGTLLIYFSINRDKMKLENPLFFSIFHSVSAFCNSGFSTLSQGLYSEYVRFNYLLQFILACLLILGGIGFDILFNFFTYIWLTFKKFFYKIFKDEFFRYPAHIVTLNTKIVVFTTCFLLIIGTIFYYMSEYHCSLSEHPTFVGKWVVSFFSSATSRTAGFQVLDMKKLAKITILFTIFLMWIGASPASTGGGIKTSTFALALMNIISLSRGKARLEIQRKEISSESIKLAFSIIMLSIFVIYIGILTILCLDPKLDLLSISFEVFSAFSTAGLSLGITPHLCIGSKFVLIILMLLGRIGVFNIMLGLLKKNRMNAHDDYYRYPKGYILIS, encoded by the coding sequence ATGTATGATAAAAATTTATTACCATTTATTATAACTCCAGTTATATTTTTATATATCCTAATATCTTTAGGATGGAAAACTTATATAAATCCTTTTTTTAATTCATTAATACTTATTAGCATAGTTTCTTTATTAAGTTTTTTACATTTGTTTATTCTTTTTTTTTTAAAAAAAAATCTCAATAAGGGATATAAATCCATGATTTTTTTATCTTTTTTTATTTTGATTATTTCTCTTATTTTTTCTTTTTTTCAAATTTTTTGTAGAAATGAAAAAATTGAAGACATAAAAATTTATTTATTCATCAGTCTTATTTTATATATTTTAATCTGCACGACATATTTTATGCGGATTATTGTTTACGTTAAAATACATAATCCTGCTTTTATTTTTATTACGAGTTTTGTTCTTTTGTCTTTTTTGGGATCTGTATTACTAATGCTTCCAGCATCTACAGTAAAAGGAATATCATTTGTAGATGCTTTGTTTACTTCTACAAGTGCTGTTTGTGTCACTGGATTAGTAGTACTAGATACAGCAAAGGATTTTACTTTTTTAGGAAAAATCATTCTACTTGTTTTAGTGGAACTTGGAGGGTTAGGAATTTTAACTATTACTTCTTTTTTTAGTTATTTTTTTAGAGATGGATTTTCTTTTAGAGAAGGAATTTATATTAGTAATTTTTTGAATAAAAAAACTACAAATAATGTTCTTAGCCTAGCGGTGAAAGTGGTTATGTTTACTCTAATCGTAGAAATAATAGGAACTTTATTAATTTATTTTTCCATTAATAGAGATAAAATGAAATTGGAAAATCCATTGTTTTTTTCTATTTTCCATTCTGTATCCGCTTTTTGTAATAGTGGTTTTTCTACCCTAAGTCAGGGACTTTATTCAGAATATGTGAGGTTTAATTATTTATTACAGTTTATTCTTGCATGTTTATTAATATTGGGAGGAATAGGATTTGATATTTTATTTAACTTTTTTACATATATATGGTTAACATTTAAAAAATTTTTTTATAAAATTTTTAAAGATGAATTTTTTAGATATCCTGCACATATTGTCACTTTAAATACAAAAATTGTTGTATTCACAACATGTTTTTTACTTATAATAGGAACTATTTTTTATTATATGAGTGAATACCATTGTTCCCTTTCAGAACATCCTACTTTTGTAGGAAAATGGGTTGTTTCATTTTTTTCTTCTGCAACATCTAGAACCGCAGGATTTCAAGTATTAGATATGAAAAAATTAGCAAAAATCACTATTTTATTTACTATTTTTTTAATGTGGATTGGAGCTTCTCCAGCTTCTACAGGTGGTGGAATAAAAACAAGTACTTTTGCATTGGCATTAATGAATATTATTTCTTTATCTAGAGGAAAAGCTAGATTAGAAATTCAAAGAAAAGAAATTTCTTCAGAGTCTATTAAACTCGCTTTTTCAATTATAATGTTATCTATTTTTGTGATATATATTGGAATTTTGACTATTCTTTGTTTAGATCCAAAACTGGATCTTCTATCTATTTCTTTTGAAGTTTTTTCTGCATTTTCAACAGCAGGATTATCTTTAGGAATTACTCCCCATTTATGTATTGGAAGTAAATTCGTTTTAATCATCTTAATGTTATTAGGAAGAATAGGAGTTTTCAATATTATGTTAGGATTATTAAAAAAAAATAGAATGAATGCTCATGATGATTATTATAGATATCCTAAAGGATATATCCTCATTAGTTGA
- the tsaB gene encoding tRNA (adenosine(37)-N6)-threonylcarbamoyltransferase complex dimerization subunit type 1 TsaB, whose product MSLILNLETSTKNCSVSIAKNGVCLMSIEENSNEFLHSEKLHTFIQNAIQISKIDLSHLESICVSKGPGSYTSLRIGISAAKGLCCALGIPLLSLDSLTILSQKINIQNGFLIPMIHAKSDLVYTSLFNHSKKMLYPISIKKLGDNFFKSFPKKNKVYFFGNVDFSEKKIFSENFRFIFRMSPSAIEMSFLSYVKFCNKEFNKIETFRPFYF is encoded by the coding sequence ATGTCCTTAATTCTTAATTTAGAAACTTCTACAAAAAATTGTTCAGTCAGTATAGCAAAAAACGGAGTGTGTCTAATGTCTATAGAAGAAAATTCTAATGAATTTCTTCATTCAGAAAAACTGCATACATTTATACAGAATGCTATTCAAATTTCAAAAATTGATTTGAGTCATTTAGAATCAATTTGTGTGAGTAAAGGGCCAGGATCATATACTTCTTTAAGGATCGGAATATCTGCAGCTAAAGGATTATGTTGTGCTTTAGGAATTCCATTATTGTCATTAGATTCATTAACGATTCTTTCTCAAAAAATTAATATTCAAAATGGATTTTTGATTCCCATGATACATGCTAAATCAGATTTGGTTTATACTTCATTGTTTAATCATTCAAAAAAGATGTTATATCCTATTTCCATAAAAAAATTGGGGGATAATTTTTTCAAATCTTTTCCAAAAAAAAATAAAGTATATTTTTTTGGAAATGTTGATTTTTCAGAAAAAAAAATTTTTTCAGAAAATTTTCGTTTTATTTTCCGTATGAGCCCATCTGCAATAGAAATGTCTTTTCTTTCTTATGTTAAATTTTGCAATAAAGAATTCAATAAAATTGAAACATTTAGACCTTTTTATTTCTAA
- the nadE gene encoding NAD(+) synthase: protein MINTKKVIKYIVSWLRKYIKKSQLNGFIIGVSGGIDSAVTSMLVAMTKHPTIVLEMPLLEKEENFLSKKHIDFLKSRFPNVNSLKKDLSFLFTSFCHTVHNCNKEIKKNQEALALANTKSRIRMMTLYYYANIKNYLVVGTGNKIEDFGVGFFTKYGDGGVDIHPIADLTKSEIRSLAKELNVLDCIQKAKPTDGLWEDKRSDEDQLKASYEELEWAMKISEKSKQISFLKGREHEVMKRYLILHKKNNHKMIPIPVCKIPLKIKKNKLI, encoded by the coding sequence ATGATAAATACAAAAAAAGTAATAAAATATATTGTTTCTTGGCTAAGAAAATACATAAAAAAATCTCAATTAAATGGATTTATCATTGGAGTTTCTGGAGGAATAGATTCTGCAGTAACATCCATGTTGGTTGCTATGACAAAACATCCTACTATTGTATTAGAAATGCCTCTTTTGGAAAAAGAAGAAAACTTTCTATCTAAAAAACATATTGATTTTTTAAAATCAAGATTTCCCAATGTTAATTCTTTAAAAAAAGATTTATCTTTTTTGTTCACTTCTTTTTGTCATACAGTTCATAACTGTAACAAAGAAATAAAAAAAAATCAAGAAGCTTTAGCTTTAGCTAATACAAAATCTAGAATTAGAATGATGACTTTGTATTACTATGCAAATATAAAAAACTATTTAGTTGTAGGAACTGGAAATAAAATAGAGGATTTTGGAGTTGGATTCTTTACAAAATATGGAGATGGAGGAGTGGATATTCATCCAATAGCTGATTTAACTAAAAGTGAAATACGTTCTCTAGCTAAAGAATTAAATGTTCTTGATTGTATTCAAAAAGCAAAACCTACAGATGGACTATGGGAAGATAAAAGATCGGATGAAGATCAATTAAAAGCTTCTTACGAAGAATTAGAATGGGCGATGAAAATATCAGAAAAATCAAAACAAATCAGTTTTTTAAAAGGAAGAGAACACGAAGTCATGAAGAGATACCTAATTTTACATAAAAAAAATAATCATAAAATGATTCCTATTCCTGTTTGTAAAATTCCTTTAAAAATAAAAAAAAATAAATTGATTTGA
- the folE gene encoding GTP cyclohydrolase I FolE, with amino-acid sequence MEEKNNKKIYSVNKKTPLRNNACYMSEEEKINKIEKHFFHIMNTLGLDMNDDSLKKTPRRVAKMFIKEIFSGLNPNTTPKSSTFENKYKYNQMLIEKNITVYSTCEHHFLPIVGKAHVGYISNGKVVGLSKINRIVNFYARRPQVQERLTMQIVKSLQDMLETKDVACVIDAKHLCVNSRGIRDIESSTITTEFIGSFKNNPEIRREFFHYIGIP; translated from the coding sequence ATGGAAGAAAAAAATAATAAAAAAATTTATTCCGTGAATAAAAAAACTCCATTACGGAATAATGCTTGTTATATGAGCGAAGAAGAAAAAATAAATAAAATAGAAAAACATTTCTTTCATATTATGAATACTCTAGGATTAGATATGAATGATGATAGTTTAAAAAAAACACCAAGACGTGTAGCAAAAATGTTTATAAAAGAAATATTTAGCGGCCTTAATCCCAATACAACTCCAAAATCATCCACTTTTGAAAATAAATATAAGTATAATCAAATGTTAATAGAAAAAAATATTACAGTTTATTCGACTTGTGAACATCATTTTCTTCCTATTGTTGGAAAAGCTCATGTTGGTTATATTTCTAATGGAAAAGTTGTAGGTCTTTCAAAAATTAATAGAATTGTTAATTTTTATGCAAGGAGACCACAAGTTCAAGAACGTCTAACTATGCAAATTGTAAAATCTTTACAAGATATGCTAGAAACAAAAGATGTTGCTTGTGTCATAGACGCAAAACATTTATGTGTAAATTCACGTGGAATTAGAGATATAGAAAGTAGTACTATTACAACTGAATTCATAGGTTCTTTTAAAAATAATCCAGAAATTAGAAGAGAATTTTTTCATTATATTGGAATCCCTTAA
- the cysS gene encoding cysteine--tRNA ligase, producing the protein MNIEKKDIRNHIKIYNSLTGKKELFQPINKEYVGIYVCGPTVYNDIHLGNCRTFISFDLVFRYLKHLGYKVRYIRNITDVGHLENNEGEDKISKKSRIEGLEPMEIVQKYTRSFHYILNIFNTLPPSIEPTATGHLIEQIDMIKELIKKNLAYEKNGSVYFDIKKYNKRFSSYGKLSHNKIDQLLNKKFNSIVVEKRCFQDFSLWKKANTNHIMNWNSPWGKGFPGWHIECTTMSTKYLGETFDIHGGGIDLKFPHHECELAQAIGIYNNNLAHYWMHTNMMTFNGQKMSKSTGNFLGLKDIIYKSFHPTIIKFFILQSHYRSLLNFSHQGLINAEKGYDRLMNAIKKLESFSKKKRIKNNYSSTFNIIQWIKNCYYAINDDFNIPLLISHLFEVSHIINNNSFIECSSSDVNLIKKYMNYFIFDILGLQKLEKKTSDNSDKKLKILIERLIKFRIEEREKRNWILSDRIRKELSHIGISLHDDKLF; encoded by the coding sequence ATGAATATAGAAAAAAAGGATATACGAAATCACATCAAAATATATAATTCTTTAACAGGAAAAAAAGAATTATTTCAGCCTATTAATAAAGAATATGTTGGAATTTATGTTTGTGGCCCTACAGTTTATAACGATATTCATTTAGGAAACTGTCGTACTTTTATATCATTTGATTTAGTTTTTCGTTATTTGAAACATTTAGGATACAAAGTTCGTTATATTCGAAATATCACGGATGTAGGACATTTGGAAAATAATGAAGGAGAAGACAAAATTTCTAAAAAATCTCGTATTGAAGGACTTGAACCTATGGAAATTGTTCAAAAATATACAAGGTCTTTCCATTATATATTAAATATTTTCAATACTTTACCGCCTAGTATTGAACCAACAGCTACCGGTCATCTTATAGAACAGATAGACATGATTAAAGAATTAATCAAAAAAAATTTAGCATATGAAAAAAACGGTTCTGTTTATTTTGACATAAAAAAATATAATAAAAGATTTTCTTCTTACGGAAAATTGAGTCATAATAAAATAGATCAACTTTTGAATAAAAAATTCAACTCTATTGTTGTAGAAAAACGTTGTTTTCAAGATTTTTCTCTTTGGAAAAAAGCCAATACAAATCATATTATGAATTGGAATTCTCCATGGGGAAAAGGATTTCCAGGTTGGCATATAGAATGTACAACTATGAGTACTAAATATTTAGGAGAAACTTTTGATATTCATGGTGGAGGAATAGATTTAAAATTTCCACATCATGAATGTGAATTAGCTCAAGCTATAGGAATTTATAATAATAATCTTGCACACTATTGGATGCACACAAATATGATGACCTTTAATGGTCAGAAAATGAGTAAATCAACAGGAAATTTTTTAGGATTAAAAGATATAATTTATAAATCTTTTCATCCCACAATCATTAAATTTTTTATTTTACAATCTCATTATAGAAGTCTTTTAAATTTTTCTCATCAAGGACTTATAAATGCTGAAAAAGGATATGATCGTTTAATGAATGCAATTAAAAAATTAGAATCTTTTTCTAAAAAAAAGAGAATAAAAAATAATTATTCGTCAACTTTTAATATTATTCAATGGATAAAAAATTGTTATTATGCTATAAATGATGATTTTAATATTCCTTTATTGATTTCTCATTTATTCGAAGTATCCCACATTATTAATAATAATTCTTTTATAGAATGTTCAAGTTCAGATGTCAATCTGATAAAAAAATACATGAATTATTTTATATTTGATATTCTCGGTCTTCAAAAATTAGAAAAAAAAACTTCAGATAATTCTGATAAAAAATTAAAAATACTTATTGAAAGATTGATAAAATTTCGTATAGAGGAAAGAGAAAAAAGGAATTGGATCCTTTCGGATAGAATTAGAAAGGAATTATCTCACATAGGAATTTCATTGCATGATGATAAATTATTTTAA